The genomic segment GCTGATCCAGATTCACACTTTCTGTATTCCGACAATCAGGATAATTACTGCAACCGTAAAATTTTCCGTATCTACCTGTCTTCAAGGTCAACTGCCCATTACACTTCGGACAAGCAGTATATAATAGTGAGGCATCAGTCTTGGACATCTTTTTCGCACGGCTTGTATGTGAACGTGCCGTCTGCTTGGCATCTTTCGCTTTTCGAATCGATTGCATGTGCTCAGCCTTGAATAGTTTCCTGTCATTTTTATATAGAGCCAAAAGTTCCGCGAGCTTTTCATTGATCCCCTTCACGGTATCCTCACTAATGTGCTGCTCCTTGTACTGACTGATTGTTGTAATAAGATCAGGGAACTGTATGACATGTGCTGAGGTGAAACCCTTATTGAATTTAAAAGTAGAGTTAGATGAAAATGCGATGATGGAATAGACTTCCTGCATTTCCTCTCGTCCTATGTAGGTAAGCAAAGCTTGAACATGGCCATAATTTTGCCGGATTGGATTGTACATTTTTGTTTTCCGTTTATAGATAACTTGTGTCCAATAGGGTTTAAATTCATCACCAAAAATCCAACCGCTGTAATGTTTCGTTTCGATGACAAACACGCCATACACGGAGGTCACAATATGATCTACTTGCGTCAGTCCCCGCTCACCATTCGGAATATAAACATCATGGAAGACAGTGTATGCATCCCCTAATTTCCGAAGCTTGGTCTTTACAACCCACTCCCCATAATTCCCTTTAATAACCGGCATTTTCCACTGCAGGATAATCCACAAAATCACGAATAGGACGACAACCGGAAATGCAGTTGATGTAATAAGCATCTTGAGTGTAATCAAAATGCCCTCATAAAATCCCGTTATCATACTATTGTCTGCATTCATAATATCCCCCCAAGTTCATCACTCAGTTGTCGCACACACGTCAACGTGCCCACTTTTCCGACTATTACAACAATACCATATAATATGAAAATAGTTCCATAAAAACCTGTGTCAACCATAGGAATACCCAAGTCGAATCGCTTCGTCCAGTTTCCGGGTACGTTCTTCAAAAGTAATTTCAGCGTCAATGTCCTTTGGAATATGGGACGATACAGTCTTTAATTTGTCCATCACCCAGACGTCCCCCCTACTTTATTGTTAGGTGCACGAAACTTTCATGTTTATTACAACAATCAGAATTGTTTTATGGCGAAAAAATCTGAATTGCGTTTGAATTGTGTGGTTCACAGACAGCCATCATTAATACAGTAGGCGTTTTCCCCAATTGCCGAATTAAAAACTTTTTTCACAAAAATGTCCCCTTTCCCCCACTTTTCTTCTATATAAAGAATAAAGGGGATATTCTTTATGACAACTTACCTATCTGAATACGCATACTTCACAAACAAACACGATCTAGACGCGGCAACAAGACAACATGTACTTACGCACTGGAACGATATGAACCAAACAGAGCGGGCTGTTCTCGATATGATTCGTCGTTACTCCGTTAAATACGGCGCTGCCCACTTGAAACACGAAACCATCGAAAAGGCTATCAAGAAATCAAATGCAACTGTTCGACGCGCCATCCGTAAATTAGTAAAGCTCGAAATCATCGAACGCATTCACTATATCCGCCCCGTTATGAGCGGTCTAGGCGCTAACATTTATGTCATTAAACCTACTAATGACCAGTCGAAATTGAACACCCCAGAGAATGACGAAAAGCCTTCTAGCAGTAAGTTTGAACCCGCTAATCTACAAACCGAAGCTGTTCTTTCTAAAGCGATAAAGACTAAAGACCTTAAAAGAACGTCTCCTACGGAAATTGTGCCTACTACACTTTTCGGTAAAATGAAATCTCTTCTTTCTTCAACAATCGGAGAAAGTAAATTAGCACGTAATTTTTACGGCGTCTATCGGAAACAGTCCCTACAAATGCTGAAATTCAGTATTCACGAAGACAAAGGAGAACTGTTCGAGCAATTAGCCATGCATGCCCTTCGTATTGCGGTTCAAACAACCAAACAGAAAAAAGTCCGGAATCTGCCCGGTTATTATTCAGGTGTCTTACGCGAACTCATTGGTAAGGCTTTATTCAGAGAGGCTTTTATGGATTATGACGTGCCAGTTGAGGGATTTTTCTATCGCTGAAATGATTGTGCGGGTTATTGTATGGTGCCGAAACTTTCATGTTTATTTCAGCAAACATGAAGGTTTCATGGATAGAACGACTCAGAATTATGTTTGAATTGTGTGGTGCACAGGCAACCATCACTAAGTACAAGAAGCGATTGCTATTAATAGACTTTGTGATTATATTACAGTATGTTATACATGCAATGTCTTCAAGTATTTATGATAGTTTAATGCTATTGTGAAAAGAAAATTCTTAATTTCATAGGCAAAACTTTCAATTAAAAAGATGAGGAAGTACAGATTGTATGAAAAACCGTAAAATAAAACTAATTTTAGTATTATCTACTGTCTTGTTATTGTTGTTTACAAGTTTAAATGTCTTTACCTCTTACGTGAAGATGAAAAAGACGGTTGAAGAGTCAATCGGTAATCAAAGTCTTATAGCAGCAGAATCCATTGCGTCTGCGTTAGATAAAGAAACGTATTGGAAATTTTTGAATAACCCCGTGAAAAACGAATATTATTGGGAATTAACAAACTACTTAGTTGATGCAAGAGAAAAACTGGGAGCATTATTTGTATATACATTGGAAATCGATAATCCAAAAGTATCGAACGTAATGATAGGCGGATTACCCAAGGAGTTAGATGAGAGCTATAGTATTGGAGTGGTTTGTACAGTACCCGAAAAGCAGGTCAAAATAGCCTTTGAAGGAAATACCTATATTACAGATGTAATTGAGGATGCCGACCATGGCTCTTATCTTTCTGTTGGAGTACCGATAAAGGATGAAGCAGGAAAGGTCATGGGCTACTTAGGTATCGATATTAGTGTTGATACACTTAATGATATTAAGGGGAAAGTACTGAAAAACAATATCCTTCTCTTCGTCTTTAATGGTGCCTTTATTTTGGTCGCTATCGGATCCTTCTTATTATTGCAAAGATGGTATCAAAAAGAAGTGGCAAAGGAAGTCGGGTATACAGAAGATACATACCAAGCTGAACTTAAAACGTTAATCACTTCCATATCTTCATTAAGACATGATTTTACCAATCATATTCAAGTTTTACATGGACTACTTCAACTAGGGGAATCTAAGCAGGCTCAGCAATACATATCATCTTTGTCTAAAGAAGTTCTGGCGCTAGAAACTCTAAAACTAAATATAGATCATCCTGGTCTTTCAATCTTACTGCAAACAAAGAAACTGGCTGCACAAAATTATCATATTGATATGAATTTTACGGTTTCTCATGATGCATTCGATAAAATAAAAACAACAGATTTAATCATAATACTGTCGAATTTAATTGATAATGCAATTGATGCAACAGTTGCATTACCTGTAGCCGAACGTAAAATAACAATTAGCTGTCAAAAGGATGTTACGCAGTATCTATTTAAGATTACGAATACTGGACCTAAAATTAGTGACAATGAACATATTTTTAAACAAGGATATTCAACAAAAAATGCAGAACAAGGAAAGATAAGAGGGCAAGGTTTATTTATTGTGAAGGAAGTTGTGAATAGATATAATGGGGAAATCACAATTGATTCAATAAATGATTTAGAGACTATTGCCCTTGTGGGAATCCCTCTAAAGTAAATTTGAATGAAAGCGTAAACTCCCTACTACTTGTGGGGAGTTTTTTTATTCATTCCGCTATTCACGCTACTAATTTTTGTTTTGTGCATTCTTAATTCGAATGATTATTCAACTGTATGCACGTCTAGTAGACATAACGCTAGTGACATATAGTCATTGTATATTTAATGATAAATTTCGACAAAAATAACACTAGTGTCGCACGATGTCATTCTGAATATTAAGTTTTATTTTTCGTGCTTTCAAAAGAAAAAACGAAAACACCAGAATAACGGTAATGAATATCCATTTTTCTACTATATCCATTGACTAGCGTATCAGAGACAACTTTTTAATGTTAGGGCACGCTTTTTCCTTGGATTTTTCTGATCCAAGTATGTGCTGGCTTCCATAAAGCTGCTTTTAGATAACGACTGATTTGCAGATAGGTTCGTTTACTTTTGGTCTGTAGCTGCGCTAAAATATTTAAACAATACACGATCATGGCGAGATAGACTTGGTTATGTACGCTTTCCTGACTTTGTCCATAGAACTTTTTGATGTTCAAATGCTGCTTCATCCATTTGAAAAACAGTTCGATGGCCCAGCGAGATTTATACAGTTCCGCGATTTCAGCCGCTGGTAAATCAAATCGGTTTGTAAGCAGGTTCAGCTGATTGCCTTTGGAATCTAACACTTTAAGAAGGCGAAAAGCGTTTTCCGAACGATTCTGCGCAGTGCCGATGATTAATTTTCAGTACCCACTAGCGTTGCATAGCAGTAAAATAATGGTTTTATGTCACTAGCTATTGAAAAGAAGTTCAAATAATGCAAAAAAAGGGACTCCTACTGTAAAATAAAACTGACGATTAATCAGTTACCTACTCTACAGAAAGGAGCTTCCTTATGAAAAGTGTAGACGAAAACTTAGTCTTTCGTCAATATTTATCTCTATTGCCAGTTAACATTTTGGCTTGTCCATTGATGAATTATGATGCGAAAAAGCTAACTGACTTTTCCCTTGTGAAAATCTTGATTATGGCCAACTTATGTAAGTGGGAAAGTCTTCGCGAAATCGAAGAAGGCATTCGGTCAAAAAAATCGTTTCAAAGAGATTTGGGGCTTACGCCAATTGGTTACTCACAAATTAGTCGTCGACTCATCGATTTGAATACGGCTGATCTGGCCGACTTGCTCGGCCGCTTAGCTCGACACTATTGGCTATTACAAAGGCATGTAGAAGGGATAAATCCCCAAGTCGGGATTTTGCGTATTATTGATGGAACCTATATCAAGCTACCAGACAACGCATCAAATTGGACAGCCATTTCCAAAGTATCCAGTGGGATTAAACTGCATATTCGTGTAGTAGTCGCTTCTTCGAATAGTATATTTCCCGAAAAAATGATTCCATCCACGGGAAATATAGCGGACTCTGATGCCGTGAATCACATCATCGATGATGATGCTTTGTATGTAATGGATCGAGGGTATGCACATAAAACGAAGATGGGTGGCTGGCTGCAACGTAATATACAATTTCTCGTGCGTGTTCGGAAAACTTTTACGACAGAAACACTCAAATCATATACACCCACTCTACCAAATGTCGTGAAAAATGAATTGGTGTCAATTCGGACACGTGAAGAACCGTTACGCTACATTGAATTTGTTGATTCTGAGGGCACATCCTTCCATTTAATCACGAATCGTCTCGATTTAAGTGAAGCAGAAATTTTAGAGACATACAAGAACTGCTTGTACATCGAGCTCTTCTTCAAATGGATTAAGCAGCATTTAAAGGTTAGCCATTTGTTCAGCCATTCGCCCGCAGGTATTTGGAATCAGCTGTTTATCACGTTGATTACCTTTGCCCTTATTGAAATAATGCGACTCATTCATCAACCTAAAAAGTCAGTATGGGAGTTTTTAAGGGTATTTCGTCTCTATATGTTCAATCCAATCAGCCAACTTTTAACTACCTGTAAACGTCGGTTAAAGAAAAGCAAAGGAAGGCAAAGGTTGCCGGATTCCAAACCGATAGAAATCCGTTTTGGAGAAGATTTCGCGATTGTAAGCCCGATTACTAAAGAGCATTTTTTAAGAAAAAACTCTAATGTATAAAAAAAGAAAACAATTCGTCATTTACGGACGTGTTTCCTTTTTTTGTTTTATAGGTGGTATAATCTATCTTTTTTTACTATTTATGAATACTATGCAACGCTAGTGGGCAGCCAACATCAATTTCTGAACTCCGTCGGGGGCCTAAACTAATCTTTTATATCTCCATTCCACCAACCATCAACTCTGCCTGTTTCACCACTGTCTCCACCGCCAACTTCTGCAAGTCGGCTGGATAGCCGTACTTCTTCAGCAGTCTCCGAACCGTGATCATCGTCTTGGCTCTCGCGGAATCGCGCAAATTCCAATCGATGCTCATATTCTCTTTAATCGCTTTCGTCAGCTCGTGCGCAATCACATTCAAGATGTCATCGCCCAATGCTTGTTCAGCCGTATCATGTGAAGCCAAAGCATCATAGAAAGCCACTTCTTCTTTGATGAACCCCGATGCTTCGCCAGTGCGATTAACTCTTCATTGAATTGGAGGTTTCAATGGAGCATTTGTTGTATTTATTGATAGCATTGTTCAATATAACCGTAAATTTTTGCGCTTTTACTAGATTCTTTCGCTGTACTTTTTTCACTTTCCCTTGCAGTAAACGATTTCTACCATTAACTCCTGCACTTTTGACCCCCTCATAAAAAAGGAATATATAACCAATAACTCCGGCACACCTTACAAGAATCATTTCTTTAAGTTCAATGATAAAATTATCGTTTCAGTGATTTTTCAAAAACAACTATGATACACTCTCATTCAAAAAGATAAGCATATTTTCGTACTTCTGGCAACCTATTTACATTCGATAATTCTTTCCAATCTTCTAACTGCTTACGTAAATGTGAATCACCTTGTTTATAAATATAGCCAGCTAGGCCTGTTGCTTCTGATAGTATTTCAAATTCTTCGATTTTCATTTCACTATTTTGATAGTATCTGTTTATTAAATCATCCAATAATAGTAGCAATGAATCAATCATCTTTTTATATTCATCTACAGTAAAAAAATTAGGTACCCGCCAAATTATATACTTTAATGTTTTAGTTATCTCCAATAATGTAGATTCCTTTCTGAATAAAAATAGATTAACTATTGTTTTTTTAATTTGAGATAAATCAACCTTAATCTGATTTCCACTATCCAAAAGAGCTAAATCATAAATAGAAGATATACTTGCCCTTGAAAGCTTTTCGTTGTTATTGAGCATGGCATCATAGATTCTATCTACTTCTCGTTCTTTAATAATATTATTTTTTAATAATATTGGAATTAACATTAGTGCCATATCCAATTTATTTTCTAATAAGTTCTTATAAATCTCCGCAAATTTAGCCTTATCATAACTCGAGATACATTCTTGAGGAATACTAGCTAAAAAGCTATTCTTCAGAAAGACAATCATCCGTTCTAAATCATTATTTTTACCAAAGAATGAATAACGATTATCTTCAAGTAAAAAACTCTCTTGATCATCCCACCATATATAGAAAACTTTCAGCCACGCCTCATACGATTCATTCGTAATATACTTAATTTGAATTTCATCTTTTCCAAGTAGTGACGGAAATATATTATTAAGATTTGCTAACAGTCGATCTAGTCCAACTCCGCTTGATATCACTCCCGCCCTATAAGATTTCGGAATTTGTTGTACAATAACTTCATTGCAATACTCTTCTTGAATCTCTAAATCTCCAAATTTCATAATTAAATAAGAGTCCAAAATATATGAACATATATCTTCATTTTCATCTTCAATAATAGATTTCAAAATTCCTCTTAACTTCTTTTCATTTTTTCGATCTAGAGCGTTTCCATTCAGTAACAAGAGTAATCTTACCAAAGCAGCATCTCTAGCATTACTTTTTCCTTTTACAAGTAATTGAAATAGCCTATTTAATCTTACTTTACCAATACTTATCTTTACATTATCACTGTTTTGAAACTCGATAGGAAAATACATAGTTGGTTCAAAAAAATTATGGTCCTGCACAAAAACAGTCTCTAGTCCGCTATTCGTTTCTCCAATAATAGGTAAGTTTATTATCTTCTGCAGAAAGACCTTAATATCATTTGGATTTTTGTCAAATATTATCCTTGTGAATAACGGCTTAAAAGCTTTTTCGATTGAGTATCTATGAGTATTGTAAAATTCTACATCAATAAATAATTTTCCCGCTAATAAATCAACCCTTTTCTTTTCCTCTTCAGTGAGAGCAAAATAGAGTCGCGATACTATTTCAATTAGTAAAACTAGATTAGTATTCGTATTTTCTCTTTGTTCAATGCCATTCATAATAATCAGAAAGTATAAACTCAAACTTTCAGTTTCCGATTGATAAACTACTTCTCTTGAAAAGAACTCATTTATTACTTTCAAGTCTCCAACTTGCAAGTATTTAATCCAAGAATAAAAAGGATATAGATACTGAGAGTTTTTTATCGCTACTTTTATTGCTTCTTTATCAGATGACTTCACATTTCTAAGGGCTAATCCCCACTCTTCTGCGATAATCAACAAAGAGTATGAGTCAATTAACTCCATTTCGATTGTACTTCTATAATTTTCTGTAATTGTTATCCTATTTGGATCAAACCCTTTTTTTCGAAAACTTCCCGATTTCATTTCATAAATTCTCATCCTGCTGAATAAGGAATCGATCTCCTTTAATGGATTACAATGCTTTGATTCTAAATATTCGAGTCTGTTTTTAATATTTTTGAAAGAATACTTATTAGTTAATCTGACAAGAATCGATAATATTATTCCCTCCAAGGACAATAATCGTAGATCTTTTCTATTGACAGTTATTAATTTCCTAACATTATTCAAACAATCTTCTAATAATAAAACGGCTTGATTACTTTCATCGATTTCAACCAAAAGATTCGCTTTTTTAACGCTCCATTCCAAATCATTGTTTGTTATTTCCCAACTTTTCAATATTTCATTAACCTTTTCAAAATCGAATTTATTAATAAACCATAATGCTTTTTCGTAGATATTTTGGTGATTAGTATTATTATCAAGAACATTCCCATTCATTATTTCTGTATAATAGCCAATGTCTTCACTATTAAAATCTAGTCTAGCTTCTTTAATTAATCTTAAAACAATTAAGCCCAGTTCCTTAAACTTTAAATTTCTGATTTCTTGTTGAAAATATTCCTCAATAATTCCTTTCATAACTTTATGAAACGTTATATCGATTGGTATACCAAATATCTCCTGAATCCAAATCAACTCGTTTATCATAGCAACTTTTTCCACGAAACTTGTTTCATTATTCAGTATTCCCATTACATTATTCACATTTAATTGAACCACTTCGATATTTTTTCTTTTAATAATATCAGGTAGTATGCACCATCCCGGATAATCCTTCCGATTCTTTTCATATAACCTTAATGCCTGTTCGATATCTTCAAAACTTTTTAAATATGATTCATGCGGCCAATTCATTTGTTCCTTATTGTTTTCAAATGAAAAAAACTCGAAAATATCGCTAAACATCTGTGCATAAACATTTTCACTATTAGAACCTTGATACACTTCTTTAAAATCAATAAGTGTTATGCCTCTACCAATTAAACTTTCTACATTTTTCGATTCATCAAAAGTTAACATATATATTTTCGGCATATGTTCTCCTAGATTTTCATGTACCCATTTTGTCCATTTCTCAAAGTTCGGGTCATCACCGGAGAATCCAATTAATACCAAGGTAGTTTCCATAATAGATTGCTGAACCATATTTACAAACGCTGCCGATTTTTCTTCGTATGAATCATAATCTTTTTTGGTAAATATGAAAGGTCGATTAGAAGGAAAACTCCCATGTAGCTTAACAATTCTAGGGGCTACAGAACTAGGTATATCATTTTGATCGTAAATTACTTGATAGCTTCTTTCAACTACATTAGGTAATGTTCTTTCTAATAGTGTGTCATAATTTGTTGTGTATACGTCTGCCCAAGGGAGCTTTAATAATTCTTGATGTAATTCTCCTGGATTGTAATTTTGATCTGGTATAGCTTCTTTTAAAAGTTCGTCTAAATTAGCCCTGCCAAATTCATCGGCATATAATTGTCCTAATGCTAAAACATCTTCACAAGCTGAAACATCCTCTTCCCTGAGATTTCCTGCTAATTTATTCTTTAAATCAGACCAAGTAGACATACTTGCAAAATAATCTTCAAGCTTCTCTGCGTTTAAACTAAAGCCTGCTCCTACCATTACAGATACTCTACTTTTCCCATCCTCTGACCATAATCTGTCACGAATAATCTTTAATTGATGATACTTTCTTAGCTTCTCCTTGAATAATTTTTCTAACTTCGTCACAGGCACCCTCCTAATTAATATCAATCTCTGCTACTTTTTTATCTACCGTCGCTAGCACTTTTCCACACTAGCAATTTTTCTTTACTTGCAACCAATATCTTCTTAGATTGTACTGCTTTCTTTTTAGTTTCGGCTTACCAAGAAGATTGATGTCTGGCTAGCTCTCCCTTTTCCTGATAATATATTTTCTAGAAGTTTCAATCATAGTAATTATACTGACACTCCCTATTTTTTTCTGTTTAATTGAATACATAAACCTTGTGTAGTTTATTGAACATAATTTTAGAACATGCATTCCTATTCTATCATGAGTAATCTGATTATGGAAATAAATCAAAACCATACACCTCATTAAATCAAAAAAAAACCAGACCCATAGGACTTGGCTACACCTCGTTCAACTCTCGGTATTCCCATCCATTAACTCCGCCTGCTTCACCACCGTATCCACCGCCAACTTCAGTAAATCAGGTGGATAGCCGTACTTCTTCAGCAGTCTACGAACCCTGATCCTCATCTTGGCTCATGAGCAATCACTTTCAAGATGTCGTCACCTAATACTTGTTCTGCCGTATCATGTGAGGCAATTCATCATAGAAGGGCACTTCTTCTTTGATTAACCTCGATGCTTCGCCTACTTTAAAGGAATCATTCATTCCCTTTGCCAGTGCGATTAGCTCTTCAATGACTTTGGAGGTCTCAATGGCACGTTTGTTTTATTTATTGATCGCGTTGTTCAACATATCCGTGAACTTTTGAGCTTTCACTAAGTTCGTTCTTTGCACGTTCTTCACTTTGCCTTGCAGCAAATGATTCAATAGCTCGACCGCCAAGTTTTTCTGTGGCAATGCCCGTACTTCTTCTATAAACTCAACAGATAAAATCGAAATGTCAGGATTTTCTATGCCGAGTGATGTATAAATATCAATCACTTCGTCAGAATTGACAGATTTTTAAATGAGTTGGTTTACCAGTGCGTCAATTTGCGAAGAATTCTTTTTCGCTCCTTCTATGCGTATCAGTTTCACAATGCCCGCTTTCACTGCTTTGAAAAATCCGATTTCAGCATTTAGTTCTTGCGCTTCTGGCTCGGTTGCACATAACACGAATGCTTTTGCTAATTCGGTGACGCCTTGCATAAATCGTCTCTTTTCTTCCTCGCCAATTCCGATGACAAAATCCATTGTCTGCGTGATAGCTTTCTTGCGCGACAATGGTTCAGCGAAAGGGTTGATTTCGTAAGAGGATGGCTTGTTTACTGTTCATTTGGATGTGTTGGATGAGCGATTTGTGAGTATCGGTTGCATGGGTATTTTGAGAAGATGGCCGGTAATTAAGTGACAAGCAATGATGAATAGATCAGTCAAATAAACAATCAGCCATTCATATACATGGCTGACTGTTTTCAATATTCGCCAAAATAAAATGAGGTACCTGTGTCAGAAACAAAGACGAACAATTTACACACCTAAGAAATTATACAAAAAATAAAGAAGAGTCTCATAGGTATCGATTTACTTTGTATTATTATAGAATTGTTTTGTATTTACTGAATAGGTACCTAAAATTTACTGGTATACGTCCACCTGTAAATAACGAAACGCCCGATTCAAATTGGATCAAGGAAAAGGAACTTGTTTCCCTATATATTTGAGTGAAGAACACCGATATGGAAGCACCGACAGGCTATGATCAGTTTGATTACCCCCTGGAACAGTCCGTCAATTCGAAGGCTATCGTTGATCTTGAAGAATCCAATGCTTTATACGTAGACACGAATCCCATTATGATAGGATATAGTAAAGATGAATTGTAACATTATAAGGATTTTTGGACCTCTTACATTTATAAAGGTGGGGAATGTTAGTGAAGGAAATATTATATATTGAAGATGATATAGAAATTGGTAGCATTGTTAAAGAGGACTTGGAGCAGCGTGGTTATTTGGTACGCTGGCTTACTTCCGGGGATGGGATGGAAGAAGCGTTTGGTAATACGGACTTAGTCATTTTAGACGTGATGCTTCCTGGGCTAGATGGGTTTACGGTAGGACTGCGATTGAAAAGCAATCATCCCGAGATTCCAATTCTGATGTTGTCCGCTCGGACCGCTGTGGATGATAAGTTACAAGGGCTACAGTTCGCAGATGACTATGTGACTAAACCGTTTCATCCTGAAGAGCTTGCTGCAAGAATTGAAGTGTTACTAAGAAGGAATCGACAGGCGTTACCTGAAGAGATTCAGATTGGTCATTTAACGGTTAACATAATGGAAAACCGAATTTTAAAAGATAACGGTGAAGAAGTTTTGTTGACGGCCAAACAGCGTCAAATTTTCATGTATTTATTGGAACATCCAAATCAAATTTTGACAAAAGAACAGCTTTACGAGGCTGTATGGGGAGAATTTTATCTTGAAGGGGATAAGACCTTGATGGTCCATATCCGCTACTTGAGAGAAAAGATTGAGAAAGAGCCAAGTTCGCCTAAAATTATCGAAACAATTCGCGGCCTCGGCTATAGGCTGAAACAATGAAGAAGCTGCGAAAGTCGTTATTGGCGCAGTATTTGTTAATCATTTTGGTTGCGATGATGATACTCCCTTTTTCCATGCCTGTTTTATCGATTATTTTTTATAATAGTATCGAACAAGCTGAATCCTCAGTACGCTACTATAATGGAACGGATTTAGAAGGAATGTGGAATGAAACAGCCAAAGGATTATCAGGTGCTTCTGAACAGCAAATCCATCAAAAATTATCAAGCTTGAAACATGTTTATCAAGAAGCATCTATGTATTGGGTTGATGATAGAGGGCAGACAAAAGATAAGTTTCCTGAATCGATTTCAGTACCCGACACATGGACAGCATCGGATTCCATTCATTTCATGAAAAATAAT from the Sporosarcina psychrophila genome contains:
- a CDS encoding NERD domain-containing protein; amino-acid sequence: MNADNSMITGFYEGILITLKMLITSTAFPVVVLFVILWIILQWKMPVIKGNYGEWVVKTKLRKLGDAYTVFHDVYIPNGERGLTQVDHIVTSVYGVFVIETKHYSGWIFGDEFKPYWTQVIYKRKTKMYNPIRQNYGHVQALLTYIGREEMQEVYSIIAFSSNSTFKFNKGFTSAHVIQFPDLITTISQYKEQHISEDTVKGINEKLAELLALYKNDRKLFKAEHMQSIRKAKDAKQTARSHTSRAKKMSKTDASLLYTACPKCNGQLTLKTGRYGKFYGCSNYPDCRNTESVNLDQHRRSV
- a CDS encoding helix-turn-helix domain-containing protein — encoded protein: MTTYLSEYAYFTNKHDLDAATRQHVLTHWNDMNQTERAVLDMIRRYSVKYGAAHLKHETIEKAIKKSNATVRRAIRKLVKLEIIERIHYIRPVMSGLGANIYVIKPTNDQSKLNTPENDEKPSSSKFEPANLQTEAVLSKAIKTKDLKRTSPTEIVPTTLFGKMKSLLSSTIGESKLARNFYGVYRKQSLQMLKFSIHEDKGELFEQLAMHALRIAVQTTKQKKVRNLPGYYSGVLRELIGKALFREAFMDYDVPVEGFFYR
- a CDS encoding Spo0B domain-containing protein is translated as MKNRKIKLILVLSTVLLLLFTSLNVFTSYVKMKKTVEESIGNQSLIAAESIASALDKETYWKFLNNPVKNEYYWELTNYLVDAREKLGALFVYTLEIDNPKVSNVMIGGLPKELDESYSIGVVCTVPEKQVKIAFEGNTYITDVIEDADHGSYLSVGVPIKDEAGKVMGYLGIDISVDTLNDIKGKVLKNNILLFVFNGAFILVAIGSFLLLQRWYQKEVAKEVGYTEDTYQAELKTLITSISSLRHDFTNHIQVLHGLLQLGESKQAQQYISSLSKEVLALETLKLNIDHPGLSILLQTKKLAAQNYHIDMNFTVSHDAFDKIKTTDLIIILSNLIDNAIDATVALPVAERKITISCQKDVTQYLFKITNTGPKISDNEHIFKQGYSTKNAEQGKIRGQGLFIVKEVVNRYNGEITIDSINDLETIALVGIPLK
- a CDS encoding IS4 family transposase, which produces MKSVDENLVFRQYLSLLPVNILACPLMNYDAKKLTDFSLVKILIMANLCKWESLREIEEGIRSKKSFQRDLGLTPIGYSQISRRLIDLNTADLADLLGRLARHYWLLQRHVEGINPQVGILRIIDGTYIKLPDNASNWTAISKVSSGIKLHIRVVVASSNSIFPEKMIPSTGNIADSDAVNHIIDDDALYVMDRGYAHKTKMGGWLQRNIQFLVRVRKTFTTETLKSYTPTLPNVVKNELVSIRTREEPLRYIEFVDSEGTSFHLITNRLDLSEAEILETYKNCLYIELFFKWIKQHLKVSHLFSHSPAGIWNQLFITLITFALIEIMRLIHQPKKSVWEFLRVFRLYMFNPISQLLTTCKRRLKKSKGRQRLPDSKPIEIRFGEDFAIVSPITKEHFLRKNSNV
- a CDS encoding SIR2 family NAD-dependent protein deacylase, which encodes MTKLEKLFKEKLRKYHQLKIIRDRLWSEDGKSRVSVMVGAGFSLNAEKLEDYFASMSTWSDLKNKLAGNLREEDVSACEDVLALGQLYADEFGRANLDELLKEAIPDQNYNPGELHQELLKLPWADVYTTNYDTLLERTLPNVVERSYQVIYDQNDIPSSVAPRIVKLHGSFPSNRPFIFTKKDYDSYEEKSAAFVNMVQQSIMETTLVLIGFSGDDPNFEKWTKWVHENLGEHMPKIYMLTFDESKNVESLIGRGITLIDFKEVYQGSNSENVYAQMFSDIFEFFSFENNKEQMNWPHESYLKSFEDIEQALRLYEKNRKDYPGWCILPDIIKRKNIEVVQLNVNNVMGILNNETSFVEKVAMINELIWIQEIFGIPIDITFHKVMKGIIEEYFQQEIRNLKFKELGLIVLRLIKEARLDFNSEDIGYYTEIMNGNVLDNNTNHQNIYEKALWFINKFDFEKVNEILKSWEITNNDLEWSVKKANLLVEIDESNQAVLLLEDCLNNVRKLITVNRKDLRLLSLEGIILSILVRLTNKYSFKNIKNRLEYLESKHCNPLKEIDSLFSRMRIYEMKSGSFRKKGFDPNRITITENYRSTIEMELIDSYSLLIIAEEWGLALRNVKSSDKEAIKVAIKNSQYLYPFYSWIKYLQVGDLKVINEFFSREVVYQSETESLSLYFLIIMNGIEQRENTNTNLVLLIEIVSRLYFALTEEEKKRVDLLAGKLFIDVEFYNTHRYSIEKAFKPLFTRIIFDKNPNDIKVFLQKIINLPIIGETNSGLETVFVQDHNFFEPTMYFPIEFQNSDNVKISIGKVRLNRLFQLLVKGKSNARDAALVRLLLLLNGNALDRKNEKKLRGILKSIIEDENEDICSYILDSYLIMKFGDLEIQEEYCNEVIVQQIPKSYRAGVISSGVGLDRLLANLNNIFPSLLGKDEIQIKYITNESYEAWLKVFYIWWDDQESFLLEDNRYSFFGKNNDLERMIVFLKNSFLASIPQECISSYDKAKFAEIYKNLLENKLDMALMLIPILLKNNIIKEREVDRIYDAMLNNNEKLSRASISSIYDLALLDSGNQIKVDLSQIKKTIVNLFLFRKESTLLEITKTLKYIIWRVPNFFTVDEYKKMIDSLLLLLDDLINRYYQNSEMKIEEFEILSEATGLAGYIYKQGDSHLRKQLEDWKELSNVNRLPEVRKYAYLFE